The genomic stretch TACTTTAATGTGGATATGTTGTCTCATGTTGAGCAGCTGAAGAACAAACCGCACAGACAACTGGTAGAgtaagttgaaatgtatttgtatTCAATATTCTGGTTTGTAAGGAACATTTACTGTAAACGATTTTGCACACGTTTCAGGCTGTATATACCAATTAATTGTGTATTAAAACCTGATTAATCAGACTAGCTTACTACCAACCAGCTCCCAAAGGCAAATGATGCACATGTTCAACATGAAAATGCAATTCAAGGCTAAATCCAGTATTAGCGCCGTCTTATTAGACGTGTTCTCTTATTCTGAGACGTGAGGTTGTTTTCACCTGTAATCTGATTTGTGTTTTGATTATACCTTTGACAGAAATGTTCACAACCAAGTCTTGATTTTGTTACCAGTGTATCATGAATTCATTAATTAAATGAATTCCTTTGAAGAATAAGATAATTGGTGATACATGGCTTGCTTTGTTCCGGTCTCCCTCTGCACTATGCCCGTTTAGATTGACATCCTGATTAACAATGGTGGCCGCAGCCAGCGTTCTCTGTGCCTGGAGACCAGTGTGGATGTGTACCAGGCACTGATGGAGCTCAACTTCCTGGGCACGGTGTCACTTACCAAGCAGGTGTTGCCCCACATGACGCAGCGAGGGTCGGGCAGTGTAGTTACTGTAAGCAGTGTGGTCGGCCTGGCTGGGGCACCCCTGGCAACCGGATACTCTGCCAGTAAACACGCTCTTCAGGTGAGATCAATCATGGGCCACCCTCTGCCCGTTTGTAGTTGTACAACATCTAGATATATCAATTGATTAAGATCTTGAGATATCTACTTTTTCCACAGGGCTTCTTCAATTCTCTTCGAACGGAGCTGACCGAATACCCAAGGATACTCATCAGCACAGTATGTCCAGGGCCTGTACAGTCACAGATAGTCCAGAACGCTTTCACAGAAGAAGTGGGAAAGGTGGGTTTTGCTGCCAATTTGTGTGATGAAAAACAATAAACACATTACAATTGCATCACATTTTGTTATTGTCAAGATGTCACAGAAACGCATTAATGGGAAAGCCATTGGTCTTTCAAATAATTGTAATTAAAGTATGATTTAACTTCTGTTCAACTGAACATTCATTTTTGTTTGAGTATTGACATTTTAATTTCCTCTCTCATTTCCCTTCCATATCTAAGGCCATTCCCACTGCTGGGGACCAGCAACACAAGATGGCCACTAGTCGTTGTGTGCGTCTCATCCTGGTGGGTATAGCCAATGGCACCAAGGAGATGTGGATCGCCCAGCAGCCCTTTCTGCTGTTCTACTATGTGTGGCAGTATGCTCCCACCTGGGCCTGGTTCATCACTGATGTGCTGGGCAGGAAGAGGGTGCAGAACTTCAAGGCTGGCCTGGTTTGTATTGGTTTCCTGATGGTCTCAACATGATTTTGCTTAATAATGTGTTTTCTGAACTGCAAACTATATATTGTTACAGTTTTGCCTATAGAATGATCAGAGCTCAGTGTATtccagcagtgtttcccaactgtctcctccagtacccccaacagtacacatttttgttgtagccctggacgagagcacctgattcaacttgtcaactaatcataaattcctcaatgagttgaatcaggtgagtttgtccggggctacaacaaaaatgtgtgctgttgggtgtACTCGAGGACTGGAGATGGTAAAAACTGACATAGACAACCAGCACTCTGACTGGGTGAAACACACAAGGCCAGTGATGGctaactccagtcctctgggctggagtggtgtcacacttttcccccatccctagcaaacacagctgattaaactaattgcattctaaactgaagatcatgattatttgattggagtcaggtgtgttagctggggctggggcaaaagtgACACCAATCAGACCCCAGAGGaaaggagttgcccatccctgcactaggcATTGTTTATGCATGGCCTTGCTTTCACATTCTCTAAGGTTAACCTTGCCTCTCCAGGCCAGGAATAA from Coregonus clupeaformis isolate EN_2021a chromosome 29, ASM2061545v1, whole genome shotgun sequence encodes the following:
- the LOC121544845 gene encoding dehydrogenase/reductase SDR family member 7-like, encoding MDFGVMLLTGIALYLLVQFVRFIFADADLTLLWATLLGSKPETKLKGLVVWVTGASSGIGEELAYQLAGCGSRLILSARRVDQLDRVKLHCLERSNLKDKDILVLPLDLLERASHEAKTKTAIQHFGNIDILINNGGRSQRSLCLETSVDVYQALMELNFLGTVSLTKQVLPHMTQRGSGSVVTVSSVVGLAGAPLATGYSASKHALQGFFNSLRTELTEYPRILISTVCPGPVQSQIVQNAFTEEVGKAIPTAGDQQHKMATSRCVRLILVGIANGTKEMWIAQQPFLLFYYVWQYAPTWAWFITDVLGRKRVQNFKAGLDADSAYFTKPKPKSS